One Aegilops tauschii subsp. strangulata cultivar AL8/78 chromosome 7, Aet v6.0, whole genome shotgun sequence genomic window carries:
- the LOC109750940 gene encoding putative disease resistance protein RGA4 codes for MAMVLDAFASYIADTIKQMAADEVGMPLGVTGEIDNLKDKLESLRDYLADAERKHITDRRVQGWVTKLKGVMYEATKILDLCELKAMGRRDAAPSPCCNPLLFCLRHPMSAHHIGSYIRKLNKRLDDICKLGAAFSFIKLETYQDYRPGRPSAADRKTDPVLERSAVVGEKIEEDTRALVKELTKDNDGIVVLAIVGVGGIGKTTLAKKVFNDMEIQHKFEKKMWLSITQDFSEVELLRLAITTADGKLPATEDKSMLVPALLNAVRNQKFLLVLDDMWSDRAWTSLLNRPFSYGAPGSRIIITTRNDTVARGTRTREPYHRIDKLGPRQQRQKRA; via the coding sequence ATGGCCATGGTGCTGGACGCATTTGCGTCCTACATCGCCGACACGATCAAGCAGATGGCGGCGGACGAGGTGGGGATGCCGCTCGGCGTCACCGGTGAGATCGACAACCTGAAGGACAAGCTGGAGAGCCTGAGGGACTACCTCGCCGATGCCGAGAGGAAGCACATCACTGACCGGAGGGTGCAGGGGTGGGTCACGAAGCTCAAGGGTGTCATGTACGAGGCGACCAAAATCCTCGACCTCTGCGAGCTCAAGGCCATGGGTCGGCGGGACGCAGCACCCTCACCCTGCTGCAACCCGCTGCTCTTCTGCTTGCGGCATCCCATGTCCGCTCACCACATTGGTAGCTACATCAGGAAGCTCAACAAGAGGCTGGACGATATCTGCAAGCTCGGTGCTGCCTTCAGCTTCATCAAGCTGGAGACCTACCAGGACTACAGGCCCGGACGGCCTTCTGCGGCTGACCGGAAGACGGATCCGGTGTTGGAGCGCTCGGCCGTGGTAGGGGAGAAGATTGAAGAGGATACAAGAGCGTTGGTGAAGGAGCTGACAAAGGATAATGATGGCATCGTGGTGCTCGCCATCGTGGGTGTTGGTGGGATCGGGAAGACCACCCTTGCCAAGAAGGTCTTCAATGATATGGAAATTCAACACAAATTTGAAAAGAAGATGTGGCTGAGCATCACACAAGACTTCAGCGAGGTTGAGCTGCTAAGGTTGGCCATCACCACCGCCGATGGAAAACTCCCTGCAACTGAAGACAAATCTATGCTTGTGCCGGCCCTTCTCAACGCTGTCAGAAATCAGAAGTTTCTTCTGGTTTTGGATGACATGTGGAGTGATAGAGCATGGACCTCATTACTCAATCGTCCCTTCAGCTACGGTGCCCCTGGTAGCCGGATTATTATCACCACGAGAAATGATACGGTTGCCCGAGGCACAAGAACCAGAGAGCCCTACCACCGCATCGACAAATTAGggccccggcaacagcgccagaaaagagcttag